The DNA segment ACCGGGAGAGTGGCTGGCCAGCTTCACGGGATATATAGTCGTGTTACGTAGAGTCGTCCAGGGCTAGCTGAAATTTAACAATAGAAGCCCTTTAGGCTTTCGCTATACATAATATTGCTGCGGGGGACAACTAAGTCATATGGGGTGAATATTCATGGTAGTCTTCATAAGGAAGAAGAGGAGAATCCCCGTCAGGGCAAGCGACATTATGATTACAGAGGTTGTAACCGTCAGGCCCGAGGAGCCGGTGACCCGTGCCGCCAAGCTTATGGTGGATAACTTGATAGGAAGTGTGCTTGTTGTAGATGAAGAGGGTAGACTGCGCGGTATAGTGACCGAGAGGGATATAGTTTATGTGGTGAGCGAGGCCTGGGACCCCACTAAGCATAAGGTCTGGGAGATAATGACGGAAAACCCAATAGTCGTTAGACCCGACGACGACTTGCTAACAGTTGTTAGAAAGATGAGCGAGACCAACGTCAGACACCTCCCAGTAGTCGACGAGAAGGGTGTCCCAGTGGGTATAATAAGCTTCAGGGACGTCCTAGACTTCCTCATGTCAGTTTTCGGCCTAGCACTCGGGTTAACATTAGAAAAATAGAGTGGCGCCCTTAGGCTC comes from the Aeropyrum camini SY1 = JCM 12091 genome and includes:
- a CDS encoding CBS domain-containing protein — its product is MVVFIRKKRRIPVRASDIMITEVVTVRPEEPVTRAAKLMVDNLIGSVLVVDEEGRLRGIVTERDIVYVVSEAWDPTKHKVWEIMTENPIVVRPDDDLLTVVRKMSETNVRHLPVVDEKGVPVGIISFRDVLDFLMSVFGLALGLTLEK